TAAGAAATTTAAATGAATCCTTTCCAGATGCACAACTTGAAACTGGTTTACGTACATTATCTAATTTGGTTATGGAGAAcgatgaagaaaatatgaagaatTTTGGAGTTACATTAATTCCAGtattaaatgtattaaAGCAAAACAGAGAGGATACCAAAgttattttcttattattagaTATATTGTGTTCATTATGTCGTTTAAATGCTAATGCTAAAATATTTGCTGAAAATAATGGAATAGAAACAACTATAAACG
Above is a window of Plasmodium reichenowi strain SY57 chromosome Unknown, whole genome shotgun sequence DNA encoding:
- a CDS encoding hypothetical protein (conserved Plasmodium protein, unknown function) encodes the protein RNLNESFPDAQLETGLRTLSNLVMENDEENMKNFGVTLIPVLNVLKQNREDTKVIFLLLDILCSLCRLNANAKIFAENNGIETTINVIQLYDYDINLLS